In Gemmata obscuriglobus, a single genomic region encodes these proteins:
- a CDS encoding FHA domain-containing protein: MRARLVSADGGPSIDLVKDMTLFGRDEDCDTRLDHKSVSKLHCVVVKTDGLLLLRDLGSTNGTRVNGQRVRRAALLPNDTVAIANLKYVVKFGVELEKLEQQEEPRPKKEPAAQLRRNALPDVYPEQK, translated from the coding sequence ATGCGCGCCCGGTTGGTGTCCGCCGACGGCGGCCCGTCCATCGATTTGGTCAAGGACATGACGCTCTTCGGCCGGGACGAGGACTGCGACACGCGCCTCGACCACAAGAGCGTCTCGAAGTTGCACTGCGTCGTCGTGAAGACGGACGGGTTGCTCCTGTTGCGCGACCTCGGCAGCACGAACGGCACCCGGGTGAACGGGCAGCGCGTGCGCCGCGCCGCGCTGCTCCCGAACGACACGGTCGCGATCGCGAACCTCAAGTACGTGGTCAAGTTCGGCGTGGAACTGGAGAAACTGGAACAACAAGAGGAGCCGCGGCCCAAAAAGGAGCCGGCGGCGCAACTGCGGCGCAACGCCCTGCCCGACGTGTACCCCGAGCAGAAGTGA